A window of the Fulvia fulva chromosome 11, complete sequence genome harbors these coding sequences:
- a CDS encoding Anaphase-promoting complex subunit 2, with protein MAAAVQQTPRSQRHDIFASVFPPKNHTTPTPVATPNIGTLASPGATFGGFNTSSNPADGAVKLSQAWSTTTRYLALKTSASHPAKSLEQARDVRDALHYLLGSRDTRAQLHDWYLHEVGAHFRGLVAAELSFWQQPITLQEARQVLSNTVQIIQRAQDLCLRPLDDTLHAANDVLLAFAAEIKQGIHVLVLHCLPHQRLQKTLASYLFQTMKRSLQQGSNPERCTKAGRCYCQLGLDLSALHELHDVGLGGTVGQRAFAHAVHRILEGPAVERPCFQVSWTGKDTVIPSLRLWINEQFVPAVQRAVATLSGDPSTRLPHQQFVSAAVSSFGRRRVEGLFNYVSMWPDSRGGVLDVREYLISTNSSDKAHLCSSFTEQIQRRLLHAGASTTEILSIYVSVINVFKLLDSRGVLLEKVAIPIRNYLRGREDTVTVIAASFLAEIDKDGEIHGQEPDKVCPDITLAIASSAVDAEDDRLLNWDDMNWVPDPIDAGPNYKASKSDDIVAYVLGLFDPDDFIKALAGVFGDHLLHTHNTDLIKETRLVELLKSRLDATKLQQAEVMLKDMRDSNHLNRRVNPRRGRTGTKYDLQAALPEDGITMISLWEIFEGRMDKAEFMPNLRAVGKERNGLWFANRRKLPADDEPPSSAGSHDIDFNAKVISSYFWPAAHELEFRVPTGVKTMMKTYEESFASISGQRTLAWKRALGTTDIALYFDDGRVIEEKGLEEWKASIIDAFALDRQGEADAPPVDYNDKEGLTIDELMDGLNLEEGYLVSGIQFWIGKQALYEKSKGRWAVLEHLDMAHSLIHEPPEPAEDPAVNLELAALKENAATYQNFIEGMLRNQGGKQIEGVMGITFMLGMVMTDFAYGDDEVRWLLEEMEARGVVTKNGELWTVV; from the coding sequence ATGGCGGCAGCGGTACAGCAAACCCCGCGAAGCCAGCGCCATGACATCTTCGCTTCGGTCTTCCCACCCAAGAACCACACCACACCCACACCCGTAGCAACGCCAAACATCGGCACGCTTGCCTCCCCTGGAGCGACGTTTGGCGGCTTCAACACATCAAGCAATCCCGCAGACGGAGCCGTGAAGCTGAGCCAGGCATGGAGCACCACAACACGCTACCTCGCCCTAAAGACCAGCGCTTCTCATCCCGCCAAGAGTCTTGAGCAGGCTCGGGATGTCCGAGATGCACTGCATTACTTGCTCGGGTCGAGAGACACTCGCGCACAGCTCCACGACTGGTACCTTCACGAGGTCGGTGCTCATTTTCGAGGTCTTGTGGCGGCAGAGCTATCCTTCTGGCAACAGCCGATAACGCTTCAAGAAGCGAGGCAAGTGCTTTCGAACACTGTCCAAATCATACAGCGAGCACAAGACCTGTGTCTCAGACCTCTGGACGACACTCTCCATGCCGCCAATGATGTCTTGCTTGCCTTCGCCGCGGAGATCAAACAGGGCATTCACGTGCTTGTTTTGCATTGTCTGCCACATCAGAGACTACAGAAGACTCTAGCCAGCTACCTCTTCCAGACCATGAAACGGAGCCTCCAGCAAGGCAGCAATCCGGAAAGATGCACAAAAGCTGGGAGATGCTATTGCCAACTCGGCCTCGATCTGAGCGCACTGCATGAGCTGCACGACGTTGGCCTTGGAGGCACTGTTGGTCAACGTGCATTCGCTCACGCAGTCCACAGAATCCTCGAAGGTCCAGCAGTTGAGCGACCGTGCTTTCAGGTCTCTTGGACCGGTAAGGACACGGTCATCCCGAGTCTACGACTCTGGATCAACGAACAGTTCGTGCCAGCAGTCCAGCGCGCAGTGGCAACATTGAGCGGGGATCCTTCCACACGACTGCCGCACCAACAGTTCGTTTCCGCGGCCGTGTCGAGCTTTGGGCGTCGACGTGTGGAGGGACTGTTCAACTACGTCAGCATGTGGCCAGATAGTAGAGGCGGCGTGCTGGATGTACGGGAGTATCTCATCTCCACTAACTCTAGTGACAAGGCCCATCTCTGCTCTAGCTTTACGGAGCAAATACAACGCCGTCTACTACATGCGGGTGCCAGTACCACAGAGATCCTCAGCATCTATGTCAGCGTCATCAATGTCTTCAAGCTACTGGATTCTCGTGGCGTGCTGCTCGAGAAAGTGGCGATCCCAATCAGGAACTACTTACGCGGACGTGAGGACACGGTCACTGTCATTGCAGCAAGTTTCTTGGCCGAAATCGACAAGGACGGTGAAATCCATGGCCAGGAACCTGACAAGGTGTGTCCTGATATCACTCTTGCCATCGCCAGTTCAGCTGTCGATGCTGAGGACGACCGTCTCCTCAATTGGGACGACATGAACTGGGTACCCGATCCCATTGACGCCGGACCAAACTACAAAGCTTCGAAGTCTGACGATATCGTGGCATATGTTCTTGGACTTTTCGATCCTGATGACTTCATCAAGGCACTGGCTGGTGTCTTCGGCGACCACCTACTGCACACTCATAATACCGATCTCATCAAGGAGACCAGACTCGTCGAGCTCCTCAAGTCACGGCTCGACGCTACCAAACTCCAGCAGGCCGAAGTCATGTTGAAGGACATGCGAGACTCGAACCACCTGAACAGACGAGTCAACCCACGGCGTGGTAGAACGGGTACAAAGTACGACCTACAAGCTGCGCTTCCCGAGGATGGCATCACAATGATATCGTTGTGGGAGATCTTCGAGGGCCGTATGGACAAGGCAGAGTTTATGCCGAACCTCCGAGCAGTAGGCAAGGAGCGCAATGGTCTGTGGTTCGCCAACCGGCGCAAACTACCGGCGGACGACGAACCACCTTCGTCCGCCGGTTCGCACGACATCGACTTCAACGCAAAGGTCATATCATCGTACTTCTGGCCGGCAGCACACGAGCTCGAGTTCCGAGTACCGACTGGAGTCAAGACAATGATGAAGACGTATGAGGAGAGCTTCGCGAGCATCAGTGGTCAGCGCACTTTGGCTTGGAAGCGCGCtctaggtacgaccgacATTGCGCTATACTTCGATGATGGCCGTGTGATCGAAGAGAAGGGGCTAGAAGAATGGAAAGCCAGCATTATCGACGCTTTCGCCCTCGATCGTCAAGGTGAAGCAGACGCACCGCCAGTTGATTACAATGACAAAGAAGGCTTGACTATCGATGAGCTCATGGACGGCCTCAACCTTGAGGAAGGGTACCTCGTGAGCGGCATTCAATTTTGGATCGGCAAGCAGGCGCTGTATGAGAAATCGAAAGGCCGATGGGCTGTGTTGGAGCACTTAGATATGGCACACAGTCTCATTCATGAACCTCCAGAGCCGGCGGAGGACCCTGCGGTGAACTTGGAGCTTGCTGCACTGAAAGAGAATGCTGCAACATATCAGAACTTCATCGAGGGTATGCTGCGCAACCAGGGAGGGAAGCAGATCGAGGGCGTGATGGGTATCACTTTCATGCTTGGAATGGTTATGACCGACTTCGCATACGGCGATGATGAAGTCAGATGGCTGCTGGAGGAAATGGAAGCACGAGGCGTAGTGACCAAGAATGGCGAGCTTTGGACGGTGGTGTGA